In Papaver somniferum cultivar HN1 chromosome 9, ASM357369v1, whole genome shotgun sequence, the genomic stretch TAGTACGACTTCATGGGATGCCAAAGACCATCACAAGTGACAGAGATCCTGTATTCATGAGCAATTTTTGGGAATCCTACTTTACAATGCAAGACACACAACTGTGCAAGAGTTCAGCTTATCATCCACAAAGTGATGGACAAACAGAATTCACGAATCGCACACTCGAATGTTATCTTCGATGCTTTGCAGGAATGAAACCAAAAGATTGGTTCAAATGGTTAGCATGGGccgaatggtggtataacaccagTTACCACTCTGCAATTAAGATGACACCATATGAAGCTCTTTACAGCCGTCATACACAAGACAGAAATTGATTGTGCCTGGTTTCTCAAGATGAGAGAACCAAAAGGGAATGCTAATATTTATGAACAACAAGTATTTACAAAGAGACCAAACTAAAATAGGAAATATAAGCTAATCCAGGACTATAAGCTAGAAAAGCCTGCTGAACACAAATTAAAGATTACACTACAGGTTAAATATTTTGCTACCCAGTTTGGGACGAGATCATCAATACCATCACTGTTACCCTCCAAATAAAGAACTTCACTTTTGGTGCCAACACTAGTAAATCCAGAACTGAGaccaaagaaataaaataagacCACCAGTACTAATATATAACATTGTAGTCTACAAAGCAGAATATTAGGTTAGCCGATAGTTCTGAAGTTCGCAGTTAATACTAGCGTTTAAAACAGGACTATACATACATCATATTTTCTAAAACATTAGAGGGTTATTTCTTGGTATGCGTACCACAAAAATTACAAAAAGGCATACCTGTGTGTCCTATTCAAAGGAGACTGATGAAGTTTATCACTCTCTGTAAGTTAaccataactaaagaccaaaatACTGACATCATCGGCCAATGAAATCACCAAGGATAACTAACCTCACTCTTAAAAGTCGATTCATGCTTCTCGGCCTGCAGTTTCAGAGTCTTGATCTCTGTATCTAATCTTGTGGAGTCATTCTTTAGTTCAAGAATTTGCATTTCAAGAGTTGTTGTCTCCCCTTTGACACGATTCTTCCCATTCATGGCTTCGTTGTACCTCTTCAAGTCGAATGCTTCTTCTGATTCAGAAAGTAGTTTCAGAAGTTTGCTAAGCCGAGAAAGCAAGAATGCCACGTTCATGCCAAGTTGCTTAAATGCTTTCAGACTGTTCTCCCATGCTTCAAATTCTTCCCTACGAGTGCTATGCTTGGAAGCTCTTACGGCATCTGCTAAATTTACTATCTCAGAAATCATTCCTGCAACAAGCTTAGGGTTCAAACCGACCATAAGATTTTCATGAAGGAAAGTATTCTGGCTGCGGCAAAGTTCATAATATTTAGCTCGAACATGCTCAGGTATCTCGGAATCTATTGTCAAATTGTTCACACTTATGACGAAACTCTCAAAATTCTTAATTTCTCGAGACTCGACAACAGAGCCTAAATGTTGTATGCCTTCTGGAACTTCTGAATCTATTACCTCTTCACTAGTATGGTCTTCAGGCTGATCTGAACCTGCTAAGGGTAGTTTAACATTTTGGTCCTCGCTAAGAACGACTGGAGAACGGAAATGAACAAGTTTTTGTGCACGTTTTTTGCTTTTCTTCATATCTTTGCCACCTGCATCAAGTTAAATTATACATTCTAAGCATTGATGAAGACACTTGGAATCTTAACGGTTTGAAATCCCGCCGACAATACAAAAAAACTGAATTATCATAATTAGATGCGCCCGAGAAAAAC encodes the following:
- the LOC113307915 gene encoding B3 domain-containing protein Os01g0234100-like isoform X2, with translation MKRKQIMPTSSAMIITNCSPSKVVGSPKKRKARSITKVENYKSTEEQAKEIQSSLDPTCPSFIKLMLRSHVSGCFWLGLPSKFCLSSLPKNDTLFTLVDEDGEEYTANYLPRKWGLSGGWRAFSIAHKLVAGDALVFHLVKVSIFKVYIVRTHTLAEVDAALDILTLESNTEGSETGGKDMKKSKKRAQKLVHFRSPVVLSEDQNVKLPLAGSDQPEDHTSEEVIDSEVPEGIQHLGSVVESREIKNFESFVISVNNLTIDSEIPEHVRAKYYELCRSQNTFLHENLMVGLNPKLVAGMISEIVNLADAVRASKHSTRREEFEAWENSLKAFKQLGMNVAFLLSRLSKLLKLLSESEEAFDLKRYNEAMNGKNRVKGETTTLEMQILELKNDSTRLDTEIKTLKLQAEKHESTFKSEVSYPW
- the LOC113307915 gene encoding B3 domain-containing protein Os01g0234100-like isoform X4; protein product: MLRSHVSGCFWLGLPSKFCLSSLPKNDTLFTLVDEDGEEYTANYLPRKWGLSGGWRAFSIAHKLVAGDALVFHLVKVSIFKVYIVRTHTLAEVDAALDILTLESNTEGSETGGKDMKKSKKRAQKLVHFRSPVVLSEDQNVKLPLAGSDQPEDHTSEEVIDSEVPEGIQHLGSVVESREIKNFESFVISVNNLTIDSEIPEHVRAKYYELCRSQNTFLHENLMVGLNPKLVAGMISEIVNLADAVRASKHSTRREEFEAWENSLKAFKQLGMNVAFLLSRLSKLLKLLSESEEAFDLKRYNEAMNGKNRVKGETTTLEMQILELKNDSTRLDTEIKTLKLQAEKHESTFKSEVSYPW
- the LOC113307915 gene encoding B3 domain-containing protein Os01g0234100-like isoform X1 produces the protein MKRKQIMPTSSAMIITNCSPSKVVGSPKKRKASRSITKVENYKSTEEQAKEIQSSLDPTCPSFIKLMLRSHVSGCFWLGLPSKFCLSSLPKNDTLFTLVDEDGEEYTANYLPRKWGLSGGWRAFSIAHKLVAGDALVFHLVKVSIFKVYIVRTHTLAEVDAALDILTLESNTEGSETGGKDMKKSKKRAQKLVHFRSPVVLSEDQNVKLPLAGSDQPEDHTSEEVIDSEVPEGIQHLGSVVESREIKNFESFVISVNNLTIDSEIPEHVRAKYYELCRSQNTFLHENLMVGLNPKLVAGMISEIVNLADAVRASKHSTRREEFEAWENSLKAFKQLGMNVAFLLSRLSKLLKLLSESEEAFDLKRYNEAMNGKNRVKGETTTLEMQILELKNDSTRLDTEIKTLKLQAEKHESTFKSEVSYPW
- the LOC113307915 gene encoding B3 domain-containing protein Os01g0234100-like isoform X3, with protein sequence MKRKQIMPTSSAMIITNCSPSKVVGSPKKRKASRSITKVENYKSTEEQAKEIQSSLDPTCPSFIKLMLRSHVSGCFWLGLPSKFCLSSLPKNDTLFTLVDEDGEEYTANYLPRKWGLSGGWRAFSIAHKLVAGDALVFHLVKVSIFKVYIVRTHTLAEVDAALDILTLESNTEGSETGGKDMKKSKKRAQKLVHFRSPVVLSEDQNVKLPLAGSDQPEDHTSEEVIDSEVPEGIQHLGSVVESREIKNFESFVISVNNLTIDSEIPEHVRAKYYELCRSQNTFLHENLMVGLNPKLVAGMISEIVNLADAVRASKHSTRREEFEAWENSLKAFKQLGMNVAFLLSRLSKLLKLLSESEEAFDLKRYNEAMNGKNRVKGETTTLEMQILELKNDSTRLDTEIKTLKLQAEKHESTFKSEFWIY